Proteins found in one Papio anubis isolate 15944 chromosome 13, Panubis1.0, whole genome shotgun sequence genomic segment:
- the CKS2 gene encoding cyclin-dependent kinases regulatory subunit 2, translating to MAHKQIYYSDKYFDEHYEYRHVMLPRELSKQVPKTHLMSEEEWRRLGVQQSLGWVHYMIHEPEPHILLFRRPLPKDQQK from the exons ATGGCCCACAAGCAGATCTACTACTCGGACAAGTACTTCGACGAACACTACGAATACCG GCATGTTATGTTAcccagagaactttccaaacaaGTACCTAAAACTCATCTGATGTCTGAAGAGGAGTGGAGGAGACTTGGTGTCCAACAGAGTCTAGGCTGGGTTCATTACATGATTCATGAGCCAG AACCACATATTCTTCTCTTTAGACGACCTCTtccaaaagatcaacaaaaatga